Proteins found in one Oryza glaberrima chromosome 4, OglaRS2, whole genome shotgun sequence genomic segment:
- the LOC127771390 gene encoding alpha-L-arabinofuranosidase 1-like — MEVSANFSFTMFFCFFLTALSFQWFYICTFRSQLACKVSRGSKQLMGSKEAFRRIIFCVLLLLCVSCKCLTSEVNTTQLAVLKVDASPQHARKIPETLFGIFFEEINHAGAGGIWAELVSNRGFEAGGPNTPSSIDPWSIIGNESVISVATDRSSCFSRNIIALRMEVLCGDCQAGGVGIYNPGFWGMNIEDGKNYSLVMYAKSLENTELTVSLTSSDGLQNLSSATIQVAGTSNWTKLEQKLVAKGTNRTSRLQITTNKKGVIWLDQISLMPSDTYEGHGFRKELVSMLLDLKPQFMRFPGGCFVEGQWLRNAFRWRESVGPWEERPGHFGDVWGYWTDDGLGYYEFLQLSEDLGAAPIWVFNNGFSHNEEINTTAIAPFVKDILYSLEFARGSTNSTWGSLRVAMGHPEPFPVKYVTIGNEDCTKKFYHGNYLKFHRAIREAYPDIQIISNCDGSSKPLDHPADIYDFHVYGDSNTLFSMRNKFDSTPRNGTKAFVSEYAVSSNGVGRGTLLASLAEAAFLTGLEKNSDVVQMASYAPLFMNDNDRSWNPAAVVFNSWKQYGSPSYWMQTIFRESSGAVLHPVTINSMYSNSLAASAITWKASNSSFLRVKIVNIGSNPVNLIVSTTGLEALVNMRKSTITILTSKNLSDENSFSKPTNVVPVTRELPNAGEEMFAFLGPYSFTSFDLALGQQKHVS, encoded by the exons atggAGGTCTCTGCAAATTTCAGTTTCACtatgtttttttgtttcttcttaaCGGCTCTCAGCTTTCAATGGTTTTATATTTGTACCTTTCGTTCCCAGCTAGCATGCAAAGTTTCACGTGGGAGCAAGCAACTAATGGGCTCCAAAGAAGCATTCCGACGTATCATATTCTGCGTCTTGCTTCTACTCTGTGTGAGCTGCAAATGCTTAACCTCAGAGGTAAACACAACCCAACTGGCAGTCCTCAAGGTTGATGCCTCACCGCAGCATGCTCGAAAGATCCCTGAGACGCTCTTTGGGATATTTTTCGAG GAGATCAACCATGCTGGAGCAGGTGGAATATGGGCAGAGCTTGTCAGCAACAGAG GTTTCGAAGCTGGAGGCCCTAATACTCCATCGAGCATTGACCCTTGGTCCATAATTGGAAATGAATCTGTCATATCAGTGGCAACTGATCGATCATCATGTTTCAGTCGAAATATCATTGCTCTGAGGATGGAGGTTCTCTGTGGTGACTGCCAAGCTGGTGGTGTTGGCATTTACAATCCAGGATTCTGGGGCATG AACATAGAGGATGGAAAGAACTACAGTCTTGTCATGTATGCTAAATCATTAGAAAATACAGAGTTAACAGTTTCACTAACAAGCTCTGATGGGTTGCAAAATCTGTCTTCTGCTACCATACA AGTTGCTGGTACATCAAATTGGACAAAACTTGAGCAGAAGTTGGTTGCTAAAGGAACAAACAGAACCTCAAGGCTTCAAATAACAACTAACAAGAAAGGTGTCATATGGTTGGATCAAATATCACTCATGCCTTCAGACACGTATGAG GGTCATGGTTTCCGGAAAGAACTTGTATCAATGCTTTTGGATTTAAAACCACAATTCATGAGGTTTCCTG GAGGCTGCTTTGTTGAAGGCCAGTGGTTAAGAAATGCATTCAGGTGGCGTGAGTCTGTTGGTCCGTGGGAGGAGAGGCCTGGACACTTTGGTGATGTCTGGGGTTATTGGACTGATGATGGCCTTGGATATTATGAGTTTCTTCAG CTTTCTGAGGATCTGGGTGCTGCCCCAATCTGGGTGTTCAACAATG GTTTCAGCCACAATGAGGAAATTAATACCACGGCTATTGCTCCATTTGTAAAG GATATACTGTACAGCCTAGAATTTGCAAGGGGAAGTACCAACTCAACATGGGGCTCTCTTAGAGTTGCAATGGGGCATCCTGAACCATTTCCAGTCAAATATGTTACAATTGGAAACGAAGACTGTACAAAAAAATTTTACCATG GTAATTACCTCAAGTTCCATCGTGCTATAAGAGAGGCTTATCCAGACATTCAAATCATCTCAAACTGTGATGGTTCATCTAAACCACTTGACCATCCTGCTGACATATATGACTTCCAT GTCTACGGGGATTCTAATACTTTGTTTTCTATGAGGAACAAATTTGACAGCACGCCTCGGAATGGGACAAAG GCCTTTGTCAGTGAGTATGCTGTTTCAAGTAATGGTGTAGGTAGAGGAACTCTTCTTGCCTCACTGGCTGAGGCTGCTTTCCTCACTGGACTGGAGAAGAATAG TGATGTTGTTCAGATGGCCAGCTATGCACCGCTCTTCATGAATGATAATGATCGCTC GTGGAACCCAGCTGCTGTCGTCTTCAACTCATGGAAACAGTATGGAAGTCCTAGTTACTGGATGCAGACAATTTTCCGCGAATCGAGTGGTGCTGTGCTGCATCCAGTGACAATCAACTCCATGTATTCTAATTCATTAGCAGCTTCTGCAATAACCTGGAAAGCCAGTAACAGTAGCTTCTTGAGAGTGAAG ATTGTAAACATTGGGTCCAACCCTGTGAACCTCATAGTATCCACAACTGGTCTTGAAGCTTTGGTCAATATGCGGAAATCAACAATCACTATTCTCACATCCAAAAATCTGTCAGACGAAAATTCATTCAGTAAACCCACTAAT GTCGTGCCGGTTACAAGAGAACTACCCAATGCTGGAGAAGAGATGTTTGCTTTCCTTGGTCCTTACTCATTTACTTCATTTGATCTTGCTCTCGGCCAGCAGAAACATGTTTCCTAA
- the LOC127771391 gene encoding protein EIN6 ENHANCER — translation MESEVVKTEMVLAATFPFKKVQIADKYPKGQSRGRQWKHLRLLLQAADATSLPPDRPNYLNIQSPPSIYPPKRYCDITGFEAPYVDPRTKLRYADPEVFKQIRMLPDEYVQRYLALRNAAVVLR, via the exons ATGGAGTCGGAGGTGGTGAAGACGGAGATGGTGCTCGCGGCGACGTTTCCCTTCAAGAAGGTGCAGATCGCCGACAAGTACCCCAAGGGCCAGTCCCGCGGCCGCCAGTGGAagcacctccgcctcctcctccaggccgccgacgccacctccCTTCCCCCCGACCGCCCCAACT ATTTGAATATCCAGTCGCCCCCATCAATTTATCCACCCAAGAGATATTGTGACATAACTGGTTTTGAG GCACCATATGTGGATCCAAGGACAAAGCTGCGCTATGCTGATCCAGAAGTGTTCAAGCAAATCCGAATGCTTCCTGATGAATATGTCCAAAGGTATCTGGCACTGAGAAATGCTGCCGTTGTACTGAGATAA
- the LOC127769879 gene encoding uncharacterized protein LOC127769879 — MAGPSVWKGLGVAGSTSIVISDDEKKEIQQDVEDLEEEEERPGWLPDGWIMEVYQGDDGTIYRYYTSPISGLTFTMKSEVLQYLFSGMDERFLESKNCAADNQLIMTHEWLPKGWIIEVRAGGKNMNKMYKFYVYPPAGVRLFSKEDVLLYINKSEITGFDTNGECDTRTKDNILANVEFNPHSLPEGWVKEVVFRKTKTGVIRKDPYFTDPVNNYSFRTRKSAMLYVQTGKVPKRAFIQRTSVHDLYSFEKSADLHESLKKRLDFAARTNRKSRRSLKSKNSSLTEKSLSDEESSYKSEDGDSSDDLSDSSSEVKKNKGKLEKTTCKTKKSVSFNTAKRPVGRPSKRSTEEMPRDVEIKQESASSEEYWC; from the exons ATGGCCGGTCCAAGCGTTTGGAAGGGTTTAGGCGTGGCCGGATCAACATCGATAGTGATATCAGATGACGAGAAGAAAGAGATTCAGCAAGATGTAGAggatttggaggaggaggaggaacgccCAGGATGGCTTCCAGATGGTTGGATAATGGAGGTCTACCAAGGTGACGATGGCACAATCTACCGG TACTACACATCTCCTATATCAGGACTCACTTTCACCATGAAGTCAGAGGTGCTTCAGTACCTTTTCTCTGGGATGGATGAGCGATTCCTGGAATCAAAGAACTGTGCTGCAGATAACCAGCTTATT ATGACACATGAATGGCTTCCAAAAGGCTGGATAATCGAGGTTAGAGCTGGTGGAAAGAACATGAACAAGATGTATAAG TTTTATGTTTATCCACCAGCTGGAGTTCGACTGTTTTCTAAAGAGGATGTACTGCTATATATTAATAAGTCCGAGATTACTGGATTTGATACAAATGGAGAATGTGACACAAGAACCAAAGACAAC ATTCTTGCAAATGTGGAATTTAATCCACATTCACTGCCAGAAGGATGGGTGAAGGAAGTAGTATTTAGAAAGACAAAGACTGGAGTAATTAGAAAAGACCcg TATTTCACGGATCCTGTTAATAATTATTCATTCCGCACAAGGAAATCTGCAATGCTCTATGTTCAAACTGGAAAAGTACCTAAACGCGCATTTATTCAGAGGACAAGTGTTCATGACCTCTACTCTTTTGAGAAGTCCGCAGATCTG CATGAAAGTCTGAAGAAAAGACTAGACTTTGCAGCTAGGACTAACCGGAAATCCAGAAGATCATTGAAATCCAAAAACTCATCGCTTACAGAAAAGTCACTCAGTGATGAGGAAAGTTCATATAAGT cTGAAGATGGTGACTCCTCTGATGATTTATCAGATTCATCAAGCgaggttaaaaaaaacaagggcAAGCTTGAGAAGACTACATGCAAAACCAAAAAATCGGTATCCTTTAACACTGCCAAGCGTCCTGTTGGGAGACCCTCAAAAAGATCCACTGAGGAAATGCCTCGTGACGTGGAAATCAAACAAGAGAGTGCAAGTAGCGAAGAATATTGGTGCTGA